TGCATTTGATCAGGCAGCCAACCAAAGGCGGGGTACGTACTTTGATTCAAGATCTGAAACTGTCGACTCTGAAAGATGGATATCGCCGCACCGCACCAGTTCCAACTGCTCGTGTAGTCTGGTGACGCAACGGAGGAAGGGCGCTGGCTTGAAATGCGCCTGAATGTTGTATTTAGCGTCTACAGGCCTTGGCAGAACAGTTGCACTGTAAGCAGTCTGGCGGACCTTTGAGTGTATGGGGTTACAACCGCACGCAGCTTGATACCAGGGCACGGTGGCGTCGATGTCAATCGAGAGATTGCAAAGCTCTTTGGCAGGGCATCGGAGAGTTGAAATGATTCAGTTACGATGGGCTTCAGTGATGCACTCGCTGTTGTTCTTGCAGCTATTCGATGGATGTTTCTCTGAAACTATCATGCGATGGCactggcgcaggcgcaggcgcaggtgCCCCAGACACAAAGGCATCCCGTTCCCCGTGGAGGGTATTGATGACCCTGTGCCAAGTGAGGCAAGAAAGACATCACGGCTCAGAGAGCCAAAGGCTCATTTGATATCGGAACTCCCTATCCCCGCATTGCCTGGTAGGGCAGGGCGAGCTGGGCGGAGGAGAGACATGCGACTCCCAAGGCTGAGATCCACATCCATGGATGGATGGCGTAAAGTTATTTACCGTGGTACCAACGGGGCATTTCCCGGGCCCGGGATGTgcctacactacactacccATGAGCGGCATACCTCAGGGTACGGAGATGGAAAGCACTGGCAACGACAAAAGTCGGGTGTGGGAGACGGACCGAAGGCCGCAGGCGTGTGTCTTGCGGAGGGTGGGGCAGGTCACAGAGGTACCGACATGAACACAACAAATGTGGAGAGTGGTACTTCAAGCCAGAACATCCCAAACAGTTCTAGCGGCAGATGCCGAGATGGATGGAGTTAAACATGTATTTTCGGTCCGGGCCAGTCAAAAATCGGCAACGGGCTGTCGTCGATTCCAAGTTGTTTTGAAGGTGGGGCCTCCCGACGGCGGATGCCTGCTCCAATCGGCACCCCTGCGCCCTCAAGCTGACCGTGTTCCCAAATCAGCCCGGTCGGGAAACAGAAAGCCAAGCAAATCAGAGATCACTCTGCCACGTTTATTAAAGCCCGCCCTCTTTCCCCGCGTTCCTGGAAACCTTCCCCCAATCCTCTCACACAAACCCACACCCAACTGCATCTTCAGCCTCACCCCACCACATTTACACAACAACCGACAACATGACTGGACGTAAGTCGCATCATTTATTCATCCATGGTGTCGTCGCATGCGATACTGACTACTCCCTGCAGGTGGCAAGGGCGGCAAGGGCctcggcaagggcggcgccaAGCGCCACCGCAAGATTCTTCGCGACAACATCCAGGGCATCACCAAGCCCGCCATCCGCCGTCTGGCTCGCCGTGGCGGTGTCAAGCGTATCTCTGCCAGTATGTCTTCTCAtccttctccctcccccaCGTGTTCCCCACGCGATGCATTCTCTGACGCGCCCTTCCTACAGTGATCTACGAGGAGACCCGCGGTGTCCTCAAGTCCTTCCTCGAGGGTGTCATCCGTGACGCCGTCACCTACACCGAGCACGCCAAGCGCAAGACGGTCACGTCGCTCGACGTCGTCTACGCCCTCAAGCGGCAAGGCCGCACCCTCTACGGCTTCGGCGGCTAAACGCCCGTCGGCACGACGTCACGCTTCATGATGACACTTTTCGGCGCGCTTTTTGCACTTTTTCATCCATCGGTTATGGTTGGGCTGCGATGACTTTCTCACGGGCAAATGGGTCttgctttttttttcctgGTTGGGTTCTGTACCATATTGGCGGTCAACAAAGGGGTGTACACGGGTGGACATACCAGAGCATAATCGATGACCCCTCTTCGGAGGGAGCTTCTTGATCAATTTTTGCCTTGTCACGTGTCTGCTGTGCCTCGACGTGTTGGAACGTGTTGTTTACGTGGGTAGGTCGCGTGTGGAGCGGTCTCGGCACGTCGGGGAGTGCAAGTGATGGGCTTAACGGCCCTTGGTCCACTGACGCGCCCCAGCATCTGCTCTTGAGGCCGGCTGATTTTCCGTGTGACTCATGCCCTCGCCACATGTGCGGTGTTGCCCTACCCTTCGCTCTCCGAGCCCGAGTCACGGACACCGCCCCGCAACCCCGGATTGCGAGGCATCCAGCAGAGTTCGAGGAAGCTGTATCAGCTGGCCAGAAGCAGCTGCAGTTACTGAGTGGAGCATCAATAGCCTCTCTAGTTCTTGCTAGCATAACGTTCGCGATTAAGCTGTGCTATTTCCAAGCCCCGTTGTAACTCTTATGCCGTATGGCTCTTCGGGTCAGGTGCCCAGGGGTTCGCTAACTCGCTCAAGCCCTGTGTTCTGCGGATTTCGATCTCGAGATGCTCATTTGCGTGTGGCACCTGATCGAGTCAATCCTACAGCTTCGGTTTCCAGTTGTTGTTGTATCTCGGAATCGCTCAGCAACCCTGCTTGATCAGTACTGGACCGGTTTGGACCGCATGCACCGTGTGTTGTCTCGCGCTGTTCAGACCCATCAATCTCCGCGGGAGATTGGCGGTGCCTGCTCAACCCGAGTGTTGCCCTTGGGCACAATCACCCAGCACAGTGTAATCTGATGTAAGACAGGTGTCGCCGTGGCATCTGCCCTAAGCGAGTATTAGTTGGCCTGTGTTGACTGGCATGACAACACGCCTTGTCCGCGTGAATCAGTCCTGAATGCAGGCTGGACCATGATTCAAGGAACCTTGAAGTTTGGATGGCGGCTAAACATACCATATGCCTCTTGAATCGCACCTCGTCGGTTGTCCGATAGACTCCCACATTTCCATAATTATGGCATCATTCAGTCGTATTAATAACTGTCCAGGACAACCCCTTGAACCCGGTGACAGCATTCGTGGGTGGGGAAGTCACATTTCTGGTCCTCGCCCTCACGTCCTCTctctttcccccttttcAGCTGCGGCTCTTAAAAAtcgtcgaggaggatgacgagTATCCAAATTCAATAGCTAGCACAACCCGCAGTGGCAAGACATTGTGTCTGAAAGCATTTACCGGCTCAATGATTATTCAATTAGGGAAGCCTACGCCATTCAGGAAATCTGCCAGGCTCTCCACAACCGGGCCGCTCTGAGTACATGCCGAGACCATCTTAAACATTCAAGTAGGCCATTACTAGCGAATGTCGTTGTCGGCGGGTAGCAGGGTTACCGTCCATCTTGGTGGTTCAGCCTCCTTTTGTCCAGTGTGGTATGGGTCACCAACATGATTCCGCCGCGTCCAAAAGGGATTGAAGCGCCAGTACCGTGCGGCAACTTTAAGGTTGATTAAGTCCTCGGCGGAGATAGCACATGGTTTGAGCATGGAATGTGATTTTGTATTATGCCCTATACTGCCAGGTGCTATGACTAGCTAATTCCACCCGGAGTCTCGTACGCGACGAACATTGAAGGATAGCCACACATGAGCGCATTTCTAGATCTGCAGCCAGTATCTCATGCACAGCATGTGCGATCACTCGTCTTCCCAAACGGCTTTGCAGCCAGTAACGAGATCCAGTAATCAACCTGGGTGGCATCACCAACTCAGGTTCCGAGGCGTGCCAGCGTGTCGAGAACAATCAGAGGCCTTGCTCCCAAGACAACGATCCTCGCCATCTTCGTGATAGTTGGCGTTTATGCGTGGCACACCACCCCTGTGTGTTTGCCTATCTTCAGGGAATCCCACCCAGCCGTCGAGTTTTTGATTACTTCCACAACAATGGACTTCGCCTATAATACTGCGCCTACTGCAACCTCTGCTGCGGTAGGTTACCGGGCGGGCACCGACGTGCACTCCCCCGGTCACCGTAAAAGCGCGCCCAAGTGCCTACCTAGTTACCTTTGAATGCAATGGCAATACGTGAACATGAGAGCGTTACCTGCGGCTATATTCCTGCCTTGACCCGAAGCGTACCCGTCATGACAGGTCCTCGGGCACCAGGCATTGTTAACGGCGCTAGGCTTGACTTTCGCCCACAAGTGGTTGAGAGATTTTGCTGTCACGACCCATTTGGCCGGGCGCAAGGGCAGCATTTCGGGTGTCGGATTGTTGACGAGCTCGAGGGAAGTATTAGGCAGCAGGCTGGCTTAAGTCCTCCGGAGTACTACTACTGCTACTACTACCGGCGGTATGGCCACCGAGGGGGGCCTTTGTTCTAGGAAAATAAAAATTGGGAACAAGACGCACGGAAGGGGCCTTGTCAACTGCGTCTTGTCCGAGGGTCGAACTACGACTTGTGCTGGTCACGCAGACAGGCGGTTATTCAGATGAACTCAGCCTTGTCCGAAGCCGATTACCCTCCCTTCTTTCTACGCATCAGACCGGACATCCCTAACACGGGCCGAGGGGTCATATTGGACGAGTACCATTATACCGGCTTGAATGCCAAGCTCGCGCTGCTACCCTCAATCGACTGTCTCGAGTGCGTGCCTCTCGTCAGATGGCCTATTCGAGTGTCGTTGATTCTGCGCTGGCACACCATACAAGGACCAAGAAAACGAAGCTACAACTGCGATTCGTTGCTATGACAATCCCAAGACTATCGTCTCCAAGCCACCGCTGAATACGAAGCCAAGACCGTCGTGGCCGCAGGTCTTGGCCACCTTTTCTCACTTAGCCGAGCGGAAGTTATGGCTCCATGGTGACATGATTGGAGTACCACTAACGCAGAACACCTGATGAATGCGACAGCGCAACCGAGCTGAACTGCAAGCAAACAACCCCCGCAGAAGTGTTCGAGTTGAAAATGGCGCGGCATTCCCCTGGGAAGTGTTGACATCTCAACTCCAACCTCATTCCGCACGGGACAGAGCTCTGTACGTCCCCCGAAGAAGAACGAAAGAGGTGACCATGGCCCTTGGATACTCGTCGTTGGTCCTCGCGGCCATTGCCGCCTTCATGTCAGTACACTGCGCGCCTGCTATTCGGCCTCTCGACGGCAGCTGACGGAATAGAACAGCCACCCAGGCATGGGTTCACCAGCCTGCCCCGCGCCATCCTCGAGCACCCCAACCGCAACACCTTCGACATCGACTTCAACATCGACATCCACACACGCGGGCCCCGAAACGCTGCCCGCGTCTTGCACCTACCGACCGACGGCTACATGGTACGCCACAAGCGGCTGCGCCATACCTTGCGCGACCAGCCCCTTCTGCATCGCAGATGGTCAGTGAACCCGATCCCCCCCCCTGATCCTACCCGGGGGGCACCCACCCCACGACTCCTTAAGGACCCAGCATCCCTGCCTGCGACTTTGAAGAACCCTGTAGTCACGAAGCCGAGCTGACGCGCCATGGGATCTGTGCAGACTATGTCGTGCTGCCCTGCGGATGTTCGCGTGCGGCGGTCAGCCCAACGACTGTCACCATCTGCCCGACGAGGTCGCCCTGCTACCAGTGCACGACCGGCTGGGGCATCGCGACCATCACCGACTCCAATTGCCCGCCCAGCGCGACCCCCACCACCGCACCGACTGCGGCGGCCTAGGGGAGGATGACTCTTCTCCGTTTTCCCCAGCGTGGGCTTGGTTTTGCCCAGGGCGGACGAGTGGTGAGAGCCAGCTGGACGGATGTCAATCGGGGGTTAGCGCGAGAGGGCTCAATCACAATCGTCGGTGAACATGTATCTCGAGAACCAGTGCCGAAGCGGCGAGTGAAACACGATGACGGCTGGCTGTGAACCAGCACGGACAGCATTCCGAAGTGTGAACTCTGTTACGCCACACCATTGTGTTCCGAGACCACGGAGGACCTGTCAGGCTGACCTAGCTGCTCATGGCACAATCGAGCCCAAACTCGCGGTACTGCCGCCGTACCGATAGCCCATTCGCCCCGCCCCCAGTCCTCCCAGCAGAGACTTTTCATCAACGGTTTTGGCGATGTGCGTTGTGGGACAGATGTCATCTCCCGGTCCCACTGCGGTCCTGCACATTGGGGCGTTGAAGTTGAGCTCTTGACACTGTCTCTGAGCCCGATTCATTTGCTCCGACGGCAGATTGAACGCTGGGTACGACTCGGAACTTCTGTGCTTGAGGTGGAGATGAAGGTTGCGGCGATAGCGTCGAGAGACGGCTGGATCTTGGTAGCGACCGCGGGCCACGCGGCCTTCGACAATACGTAGCCGACTGAGAAGTAATCCGTCAGGGGGTTCAGAGCAGGGTCTTTGGAACGGCCTAGTTTGATGAGTGAGATGCTGGTGACTTTCCCCTGGGTGGCCGCGTGCGAGTCGAGAATTCGTCCGACGCTGTCGTCGAACACAAAAAGCTGGACTGGAGTTGTTTGGGAACGGTCACGACAAGGTAATCGCCCCAAGCCATGACGATTGAGAGCTGCTCGTCTCCCGTCGtggccagggcggccagcCGGGAAGGTGGCAGAGGAACAGAATTATGTACggaggggaaaaaaaggCAGTCGACGAGTCGCGGCTGCCACTTGGCAGGCCTTCTCACTCCAACAGGAAGGAACCTGCTTCCCATCCTATGGGtaaagaaagaaagaaagagaaaggaGAATAAAAACACTAAGAGAAAAAGGGGGAAAAAGAGAACCAAAAACAAGAGcaaagagaaagaaagaaagaaagagcCCCAGGGAAGTTGCGAGAGCTTAAATGCATCCAAGAAGCCGGTGCTGATTAGACGAGACACGCGAGGGAGCGCGGTGTCGTCGCGTCTTTGCCCTGGGCCCGTCGCAAGGTTATGCCGAATTTTGATTGGCTGACACCCTGTCAGGTCTTCCTTTTTGGGCAAGGCACTCCTGAATCTGCCGTCCTTATCGCTCTTTTGCTTGCAGTTGTCAGGCACGCCGCGCATTCCTCCCGCTTTCCGCTGTTGAATGGCCGGGTCCCCTTCCCGAATCCTTCCTTCCTATCTGCTCTGACTGGCTTGAAGTTTCCACGACGCATTCACTGTTGTTGGATGCGTCTTCCCTCTCCATAAGGTTGGGCAGCAAATCTCCTGGTTGACCAAGTCGAGACCGGTGGAGGCTCTCGGCAGCCGATGCCGAGCTCGCAGGTGACGGCCCAACAGTTTAGGCAATCGCGACCCGCTGCGTATCCACAGCGTTGTCTTGTCACAGGGCTGTCTCGTATGCCAGAACATGTCTGTGATGGATGAAGCCTGTCGGCCTGGAGCGTAGTCGGGCCCAGAAACCGTAAATAGCGTGACTGGTTCACAATCTCACGCGTCGCTCCATGTTTGACCAGCCAAAAAGATTCGAAGAACCCAATGGAGCTTCACGTTTCTGCTCACCTGATCGACAGTTTCAAGCACGAATTCATAATCTTGGAGACGGAAAAACAATCTATTGTTGTGCTATTGGATGGGGTCTTTGGCTGCTTTCGAGTGCCGTTCTGGTCTGGAGGGTTGACCTGCGCCTTGGATAGCAGGGCCGCCGTCTCGCCAATGACCATCTCCAGGGCTCGCTGTACTGGCTGCATTAACTACGATGGAAATGAAGCCGCTGAGGAAGGCTCGCGCCGAGCTCATTTTCGCGACAAGCTGCCGGTACACATACGCAGTGGAACAGAGCTTCGACCTGACATCGTTGTGCCACGGTCCGCATCGGACGACAACTGAGTTTGTTGCAGGAACATGCATCAAAACGACCCGGGGAAGCGGGGAGAAAATCAGGAGAGGGGCCCCAGATGCATCGACTCGTTCCCCAGGGGCAATTGTTGACCCAAGTATCTGGCGGTTGTCTGGCTCGGAGGAGCGTGTCTCGAGGTTTCAACAGCGCCGGCATCGAAACGAACATTTGTCGGTGTTTGTCGGGTCCTCCTTCGGAGGACCCGCAATCGGCGGAGCCTCAAAGAGGCGCCGCGAGTTCCGGTGGGAACGGGCCGAATAACGTCACTCCACCAGCAAGTACGATGACGACACAGAATTCCCCTTGCGGATCCGCGCCCTACGGGTTCTGCCGGTGGCGAGCTACAACTGCCGTGATACGCGGGCCAATGGAGCGACTAGAACTGGCAACGCCGCAATTATACGCATTCGTCAGGGAGCTGTTCAGCTGGTGCTGTGGTCGTgctggagcagctgctgAGAGGGTGATCATAACGTGAGGTCCAGAGGCTCTACTTTTTGGCAGGCCCGATTTACTGCACGGTGGACTGCCAACTGCTCTTTCCCTCCCCTCGACTCCATGGGGCCCCTCGAGCCCCTCGTCTCTCGCGCCTTCCAGCTTTCCAGAGCCCGCATGTCCAGCTGACCAAAATCCCGATATTGTCGAGCGTGGAGCAGGCATGGGGTTTccggcctcctccacccGCCTGCCATCTCCGACTTGAATATAACGACACAGCTGCTCCCAAGCATCCATTCTTGTCTTGTCACTTCTTCGTCTTAGGAAGCAGGAAACCACCTTTGGTTTGTTGACTACACTGCGCCCCGCCCACCGAACGAGAAGATGGCATTCTCCCAGCGCGTCCAGAAAGGGTCTGCCGCCCATGGcaccccggcggcggaggagacaTACCATGGcctgtcggcggccgccctcgccgccgagcagaaGATTACGGCCATGGCCGTCCTTCTCGGCGCGGTTGCCAGTATTGGTGGCTTCATGTTCGGCTATGTCAGGTACGCTGTTATGCTCCCCTGCCGGCATTGCTGCCTCTCTGGCGTCTGGAAGCTGACACCGATTCAAGCGGTCAGATTTCGGGCTTCTTCGATATGGCTGACTATGGCCGCCGCTTTGGAGAGTACAATCCAGCCACCAACTCGTATGACTTCAGTGCTCCTCGCCAGGGCGCCATTGTCGGCCTCCTCCCTGCCGGCTGCCTGTTCGGTTCCCTGATCGCCGGCAACATTGCCGACACCCTGGGTCGCCGCATGGCCATCTCGGTATCGGCGCTCTTCTGCTGCGTGGGCAACATTATTGAGATCTCCTCCGAGACCTCCTGGGCTCAATTCGCTGTCGGCCGCCTGGTCACCGGCCTTGGGATTGGCTCGCTTTCTGTAGTTGTTCCCATGTACCAGTCTGAGTCGAGCCCCGCCATCCTCAGGGGGGTACTCGTTTCTACCTACCAGCTTTTCATCACGCTCGGCATCTGGACCTCCGAGATGGTCAACTATGGCACTCACAACATATCCAGCTCGGCATCGTGGCGCATTCCTAACGGCCTGTCGTTCCTCTGGTCCCTGAttctcggcgccggcatcctgGTGCTTCCAGAGTCGCCTCGCTACGCGTACCGCAAGGgccgcgaggacgaggcccgCCGCACCATCGCGCGCCTGGCTGGCCTTAATACCAACGCCGCTTCTGTCAACCAGCAGATCGATGAAATCCGTGCCAAGCTCGAGGAAGAAAGAGCtggcgccagcaccagcttTTTCGAGATCTTCACGGGCCCGCGCATGCTGTACCGGACATTGCTGGGTATTACCCTGCAGGTGAGCCACGCCGAAGCTGCCGAGACCAGCTGTTGTTGCTAACTGGTACCCAGGCCGGACAACAGCTTACGGGAGCGAACTTCTTCTTCTACTACGGCACCACCATCTTCCGGGCCACGGGTCTTAGCGACAGCTACGTGACCCAGATAATTCTTGGATCCGTCAACGTCTTCTGCACATTCGGTGGCCTCTACGTTGTGAAGAAGTGCGGCCGCAGGAACGCGCTCATGGCGGGCGCCGCATGGATGATGGTCTGCTTCCTGGTCTACTCCTTCGTCGGGCACTTCAAGCTTGATCAGACCAACCCCGCGGCGACGCCCCAGGCGGGTAACGTCCTGATCGTCTTCTCGTGCCTGTTCATCGTCGCTTTCGCGACGACATGGGGCCCGCTTGTCTGGGCCGTCGTTGCCGAGCTTTACCCCGCCAAGTACCGCGCTCCGGCCATGGCGATTGCAACGGCGAGCAACTGGCTGTGGAACTTCTTGATGAGTTTCTTCACGCGCTTCATCACGGATGCCATCAACTATCTCTACGGCCTGGTGTTTGCGggctgctgcgctgcgctTGTTCTGGTGGTGTTCTTCTTTCTGATTGAGAGCAAGGACCGGAGCCTGGAAGAGATTGACACAATGTATCTGCTCCACGTCAATCCCATCACTAGCAGCAAGTGGGACGAGAAGTCTGCGCTGGAGTCAAGCGACTCTAGTGGCCGCCAGTCCCGCCAGCACTCGGATCAAGGAGACCATGTGGAGGTGCAAGCGATTCCTTGAAAAAAAGTGGCATGCATTCCGTGGAGAATGTGTTGGCATAGACAGAAAGAGGTGGCCTGGCGTCATGGAGCTTAGCTGTTGAGGACATCCATCTCCCCACTTTGGGTGTTCTGGCCCCTGGGTTTGTGCAAGTAGGCTCGCAGGGTGTTGTGGAAGCCACAAAAAGGGGTATTGTTGTGTTAGTATTACGTTTGTTTTGGCATGCGCAGAATTGTCTCTTGCTTTGTGGTTATGGCCATCTGACGCCTGTTTCGTCAGTGGTGTGAGTGTGTTTCTGTGCTGTGTATCTTACCACAATGACGCACACTAAGGAGAGTGCATTCGCCGTTCCCATCAGCGTTCCTCGGGGCACAGACGTGATGTTCATTTATAAGGTACTTCGTACATATATAGGTACCTACAAGGCTATTCACGCTCACCATACCACAGTACACAGTAAGGCACTGGAAAGGACATTGTGCCGAGGCTGCCCGGATTGCCATACGATGCGCGAGGCTACACGGGATAGTAGGTGTTTACTGGTACGTAACGTATGATTTGGCAGCGGCCGTTCCCACTGGCCTTTATCTCGTATTCTTTTCATCTGGTTTGTCATACGAACACTTTATTGTTTTTCTGTCCAATTTGGCCGGGTGAGAAAAAAAACTCCTTGCTCGATTTCGGCTTTTGGAGCGGGCATAACTGACTCACCACTCCTCCTATCCACTCACCTGCCATTCCCGTTACCCATCGTCCATCGCATCTCTCTTCAGAACCAGTCTTGCACGAATTGAGACTCCTCGTTTGTAAGGCAACGGCTGCTACGCGGCTTCTCTGCTTCTTCTAGGTGTACAAACCTCTGTGGCTTCCTTTATGTTGAAGGTTCTTGGGGGCTGGGTTGGGTGCGCTTTGCGGCTCTCGCGGCTCTTGGTCGCCGAGCAAGCCATCCCACTCTCCCACTCATGAGAGCGAGGTTGCATTGAGCGGGTGTGACGCTGATGGAAGGTGGGTCCGGCTGTTGGGTTTTAGTGTCGTTGCATGAGTGAGTTGTTTTTTGTCGACCCCTTTAAATCGACTACGCAGTTTCATTAGAACGACTACCCACCACACCAAAAGTCTACGCCAAAGGCGCCAACTGTACGAGtctcttatcgataagagtAAGATCATGTGATCAGCAAACACAAAGTGGGTACACTGTCTCGTCGACAGGCGCTTCGCGTAAGGTAGTCGGCGGTCAAGGCAGACGGTATTCAAGCTTGTTCAGCATAACACTCGCGTTTTTAAGGTTTTTCAACCAATGCAGCATTTTCAGTCAAGCCTGCATTTGCTGGCCTCCCCAATAATGCTCGCAACATCGTCGATTTGCAGCGATTCCTGTGGCGACCGCTCAGCGAGGGAGTGTTGTGCCTCTCGCCGCAACATTTTAGTGTGAGCGCACGGGCCTTTTTGGAGGGTAGTCGTTCTAATGAAAGCTGCGTAGTCGATTCAATGGGGTCGGTTTTTTGTCTTTTTCCCTTGCTCTCTCATTTTTTTCTTCGCTGGTCTTGGCCTGGTTGGGCTGGTTATTCTTCGGCAATCGGTCTGATTGGCAGGGCCTGGTCGGGATTTTTCTCTTCTGTCTCACGGCGACTTTCCTAAAAAGTACAACGCCACTCTCTTTCTTACGGCGGAAACACTTCGTCACGAGGAGCTGTTTCTTGATATTTTTGGGACATAACTATTTCGCACAGGTAGGTTTTGGTAATTAAACCCTCCCTCAGTCCATCAACAATTTTGCTCTTTTTTGTTGCGGTGCTGTTAGGGCATGCTGGGGCTTGTCGGTGGGGTTGGCTGTCGAGGTGCGTCTGATCTGATGGGTAGTTTGTCCGAATGACGGCCTGCAGGTGGCTCTGTCACCGAGCAGTGGGTTCCAGCAGTTTTCGTCAACATTTTGATCTGGAAGTGGAGCTCGGGCGAGGTTATACTCGGCTCcggccggcgggcccggTCCGGGTTTAAGCTGGCTTTTTCGGGTGGATGCGCCTCGGGCGACAGATCTGGCCCGGATTGGTTCGCGTGGCGTGGTTCGGTCGGTGGTGTGGTAAGTCGAAGACTACACTACCGTGTAACCTCTGGAAGCGGGATGGATGGCGACGTCGCGAAAGCCTCTCGAGTTTCGCCCCTCGGCGGTTGGGTGCGCACTCAACAGCAGAGAGAGTTCGGACGGGTTCGTCTGGTTCAAggatggcggcgagcgagCTGATGCTTTGCGCCCCGCTCGCCTCATCCACAGTTGAAACTCAAGATCCATCCATATCCACCGACTCGGCCTCTCGCTGCCCACCGCAACCCTTATCCACCACCAAGACTCATCTACAACACTGCACCTCCGCCAGGGTTTTCATTGGCGGAGGTGTAGCGTTGTAGATGAGTAAAACACTGGCGGAGGTGTACGATGGACGCCGGAGAAAGCCTTGACGAACGAACAGGGTTCTTCTGCCTTACTCTTCAATGTTATCGAGTTCCCCTGGAATCACCGAAGGGCCTCTGCTAGCCGCATGCCTGGCGGTTGCCCCTGATGGTGCCGCAAGGGCACCTCATTCGCTCGCCCGCTGGCCTTTCTCATCATCTGTCATTTGGTTTTATCATCGCTATCTTTATGGCCGCGCTTGTTGTCGGCGTTATTATTCTGCTGGTCCAGATTCGACACTTCGCCTCGGCGAACGGACAACGGGAAACGGGGGCTCCACCGGCGATCGAACTTTTTTTTCTCATGGACCCCGTCTCATCAGGGACTGCTCTGATTATGTGACTCCTCCCGACTTGCGGTGTCTGCACCTGTCGTTCCCACTGCTTCCCCATCCTCCCGGTCGTTTGGTCCCCCCGTTTCTGTGTGGTCTCTTGGCTACGCGCTGCATCGCGGTTGGTGCGCGTTGACTCACCCCTTTTTCTCTTACTGGGACCGCCGGACACGTACGTTCTTGCCTTTGCCTCCGCCGGAGTTGGAATTTCTGATCGCAGGTTGTCTTCCAAGACGGCCGGAATAAGGAGGGGGTGAGCAAGGAGCGCAGAAGCAGGGCCGATGAAGGCCTCCGAtacctggccgccgtcgccggtcGGCTATTCGTCCGGCTCGGACATCGGCGTCG
The nucleotide sequence above comes from Thermothielavioides terrestris NRRL 8126 chromosome 6, complete sequence. Encoded proteins:
- a CDS encoding histone H4-like protein (Contains conserved domain H4[cd00076], Histone H4), whose protein sequence is MTGRGKGGKGLGKGGAKRHRKILRDNIQGITKPAIRRLARRGGVKRISAMIYEETRGVLKSFLEGVIRDAVTYTEHAKRKTVTSLDVVYALKRQGRTLYGFGG